One genomic segment of Sparus aurata chromosome 24, fSpaAur1.1, whole genome shotgun sequence includes these proteins:
- the LOC115576547 gene encoding protein NLRC3-like, with product HNILFQLLEENIVSFVKNELKKIQKVLSSDYPECYPESQREDGEDEEQRRSSREAFLKITLHFLRRMKQEELAECLQSRNFCQRKLKSNLQKKFQCVFEGIAKAGNPTLLNQIYTELYITEGGTAEVNDEHEVRQIETASRKPHRPETTIRQEDIFKASPGGDEPIRTVMTKGVAGIGKTVLTQKFTLDWAEDKANQDIQFTFPFTFRELNVLKEKKFSLVELVHHFFTETKEICSFEEFQVVFIFDGLDECRLPLDFHNTEILTDVRESTSVDVLLTNLIRGKLLPSARLWITTRPAAANQIPPGCVDMVTEVRGFTDPQKEDYFRKRFRDEEQASRIISHIKTSRSLHIMCHIPVFCWITATVLEDALKTREGGELPKTLTEMYIRFLVVQAKLKNVKYDRGAETDPHWTQESRKMIESLGKLAFYQLQKGNLIFYESDLTGCNIDIRDASVYSGVFTQIFKEESGLYQDKVFCFIHLSVQEFLAALHVHLTFINSGVNLLAEEETADHQSAETCLYQSAVDQALQSPNGHLDLFLRFLLGLSLQTNQNLLRGLQTQTRSNSQTNQETVEYIKKKFSENLSAERSINLFHCLNELNDRSLVEEIQQSLSLASALDSNPSHLRELDLSNNNLQDSGEPRPETTEQREVTGAYCQAAKEKILKLSRNKGRLIYNGSPVHTFPDMSPEVGRLRASFDQVKAELRNAGVSYSMFNPARLTVTLDSTRHSFTDPCDAEKFIKANITHPPEDS from the exons cataatattctgtttcagctgctggaggagaacattgtcagttttgtgaagaacgagctgaagaagatccagaaggttctgagttcagattaccctGAATGCTAcccagagagtcagagggaggacggtgaggatgaagagcagaggaggagcagcagagaggcatttctgaagatcacacttcacttcctgaggagaatgaagcaggaggagctggctgaatgtctgcagagca GAAATT tttgtcagcgtaaactcaaatctaaccttcagaagaagttccagtgtgtgtttgaggggatcgctaaagcaggaaacccaacgcttctgaatcagatctacacagagctctacatcacagagggagggactgcagaggtcaatgatgaacatgaggtcagacagattgaaacagcatccaggaaaccacacagaccagaaacaacaatcagacaagaagacatctttaaagcctcacctggaggagatgaaccaatcagaacagtgatgacaaagggagtggctggcatcgggaaaacagtcttaacacagaagttcactctggactgggctgaagacaaagccaaccaggacatacagttcacatttccattcactttcagagagctgaatgtgctgaaagagaaaaagttcagcttggtggaacttgttcatcacttcttcactgaaaccaaagaaatctgcagctttgaagagttccaggttgtgttcatctttgacggtctggatgagtgtcgacttcctctggacttccacaacactgagatcctgactgatgttagagagtccacctcagtggatgtgctgctgacaaacctcatcagggggaaactgcttccctctgctcgcctctggataaccacacgacctgcagcagccaatcagatccctcctgggtgtgttgacatggtgacagaggtcagagggttcactgacccacagaaggaggattacttcaggaagagattcagagatgaggagcaggccagcagaatcatctcccacatcaagacatcacgaagcctccacatcatgtgccacatcccagtcttctgctggatcactgctacagttctggaggatgcgttgaagaccagagagggaggagagctgcccaagaccctgactgagatgtacattcgcttcctggtggttcaggccaaaCTGAAGAATGTCAAGTATGAccgaggagctgagacagatccacactggactcaaGAGAGCAgaaagatgattgagtctcttggaaaactggctttttatcagctgcagaaaggaaacctgatcttctatgaatcagacctgacagggTGTAACATCGATATCAGAGATGCTTCAGTGTACTCAGGGGTGTTCAcgcagatctttaaagaggagagtggactgtaccaggacaaggtgttctgcttcatccacctgagtgttcaggagtttctggctgctcttcatgtccatctgacattcatcaactctggtgtcaatctgctggcagaagaagaaacagctgaccatcaatctgcagagacatgtctctaccagagtgctgtggaccaagccttacagagtccaaatggacacctggacttgttcctccgcttcctcctgggtctttcactgcagaccaatcagaatctcctgcgaggtctgcagacacagacaagaAGTAACTCACAgaccaatcaggaaacagtcgagtacatcaagaagaagttcagtgagaatctgtctgcagagagaagcatcaatctgttccactgtctgaatgaactgaacgatcgttctctagtggaggagatccaacagtccctgagt ctggcctcagctctggactccaacccctcccatctgagagagctggacctgagtaacaacaacctgcaggattcagga GAGCCTCGCCCCGAAACCACAGAACAGAGAGAGGTCACGGGCGCTTATTGTCAGgctgcaaaagaaaagatcTTGAAACTGTCCAGAAATAAAGGCCGCCTGATCTACAATGGCTCTCCCGTGCACACCTTCCCTGACATGAGCCCTGAGGTCGGCAGGCTCCGAGCATCGTTCGACCAAGTGAAGGCTGAGCTGCGCAACGCGGGAGTCTCCTACAGCATGTTTAACCCGGCGAGGCTGACCGTCACCCTGGACAGCACCAGGCACTCGTTCACTGATCCCTGCGATGCAGAAAAGTTTATTAAAGCAAACATCACACACCCACCTGAGGACAGTTGA